One Caretta caretta isolate rCarCar2 chromosome 6, rCarCar1.hap1, whole genome shotgun sequence genomic region harbors:
- the NKX2-1 gene encoding homeobox protein Nkx-2.1 — MSMSPKHTTPFSVSDILSPLEESYKKVGMEGSNLGAPLAAYRQSQVSQPAMQQHPMGHNGTVTAAYHMTAAGVPQLSHTTMGGYCNGNLGNMGELPPYQETMRNSASATGWYGANPDPRFSTISRFMGPSSGMNMGGMGSLSSLGDVSKSMAPLQSTPRRKRRVLFSQAQVYELERRFKQQKYLSAPEREHLASMIHLTPTQVKIWFQNHRYKMKRQAKDKAAQQQMQQDNGSCPQQQSPRRVAVPVLVKDGKPCQAGSNTPTAALQAHQQQAAAAITVATNGNGLGQHQNHQPNSAGQSPDLGQHSASPSSLQSQVSSLSHLNSSSSDYGTAMSCSTLLYGRTW; from the exons ATGTCGATGAGCCCAAAGCATACGACTCCTTTCTCAGTGTCTGACATCTTGAGTCCTTTGGAGGAAAGCTACAAGAAAGTGGGCATGGAGGGTAGCAACTTGGGGGCTCCCTTGGCAGCCTACAGGCAGTCTCAGGTTTCTCAGCCAGCAATGCAGCAGCACCCCATGGGCCACAACGGGACAGTGACTGCTGCCTACCATATGACAGCGGCAGGCGTCCCCCAACTCTCCCATACCACTATGGGGGGCTACTGCAACGGCAACCTAGGCAACATGGGCGAGCTTCCACCTTACCAGGAGACCATGCGGAACAGTGCTTCAGCCACAGGATGGTACGGGGCCAACCCGGACCCCCGTTTCTCTACAA TATCCCGCTTTATGGGGCCGTCTTCTGGAATGAACATGGGCGGCATGGGAAGCTTGAGCTCGCTGGGAGACGTTAGCAAGAGCATGGCACCTCTCCAGAGCACTCCACGCAGGAAACGCAGGGTCCTTTTCTCCCAGGCCCAGGTTTACGAGCTGGAGAGACGTTTCAAGCAGCAGAAATACCTCTCGGCTCCGGAGAGAGAGCATTTAGCCAGCATGATCCATCTCACCCCGACTCAGGTCAAAATCTGGTTTCAGAACCACCGCTACAAGATGAAACGCCAGGCCAAAGACAAAGCCGCGCAGCAGCAGATGCAACAGGACAACGGCTCTTGCCCACAGCAGCAGTCTCCCAGGAGGGTGGCGGTGCCCGTGCTTGTAAAGGACGGCAAGCCCTGCCAAGCCGGCTCCAACACACCGACGGCAGCTCTCCAGGCCCATCAGCAGCAGGCAGCGGCAGCAATCACAGTGGCTACCAATGGCAACGGCCTTGGACAGCATCAGAACCACCAGCCAAACAGTGCAGGGCAGTCTCCAGACCTGGGACAGCACTCAGCCAGCCCTTCGTCTCTCCAGAGCCAGGTCTCCAGTTTGTCCCACTTAAACTCTTCTAGTTCTGACTATGGCACCGCCATGTCTTGCTCTACCTTGCTCTAC